From Danio aesculapii chromosome 18, fDanAes4.1, whole genome shotgun sequence, a single genomic window includes:
- the bcl2l13 gene encoding bcl-2-like protein 13, whose amino-acid sequence MAASGSSTTVPEGFHYETKYVILSYLSLPSSSRSRPSQAAEGESHSTQEVERERNSSLKKQIENEMKQLEEEIAASFSRTGFDQHTSPVFSPANPESSIEDSLAVLGDRVSRDLDTHLFSATHTLLSSDLNFECFRAAVDEVSSHVQGGWSKVLVPLVLLQALQAKGQSLEALLQYGLRYLEESQADFIIQQGGWGTVFSLDEAEDPGVIIAEDSNDIYILSGEQASDQLSPPASLLTLGDSIEPASWQTESLPVSLTGHESWAQVSMMDPEDVKSLDSAEGVALAEEQSENNSSNSDIVHVEREDAELLEEAGETVEEGELQSSVLSVLGSESELAAVREQEPAASELLAEPAVMEIPPPPSPSPPPPPSSALAEQELPPVHAAVTASIPVPEPEFQSQPVPAPMEPPLSSPPEPEATLEQEILSEVELKTSQSPDLPIPSPAEVQTTSVPQAESAELPVLLYGGAALVAVAAVLAFGALAYRKK is encoded by the exons ATGGCTGCCTCTGGCTCCTCCACCACAGTGCCTGAAGGATTTCACTATGAGACCAAGTATGTCATCCTCAGCTACCTCAGCCTGCCCTCGTCATCAAGATCAAGACCCTCACAGGCGGCAGAGG GAGAGAGCCATTCTACACAGGAAGTGGAAAGAGAGAGGAACAGCAGCCTGAAGAAACagattgaaaatgaaatgaagcaGCTGGAAGAGGAAATTGCGGCCT CCTTTTCCAGGACCGGTTTTGATCAGCACACATCCCCAGTGTTCAGTCCAGCCAATCCAGAGAGCTCCATAGAGGACAGTCTGGCAGTATTGGGGGACCGCGTCTCTCGAGACCTGGACACACATCTGTTCTCTGCCACTCACACGCTTCTGAGCAG TGACTTGAACTTCGAATGCTTCAGAGCAGCGGTGGACGAGGTTTCCTCTCATGTTCAAGGAGGATGGAGCAAG GTGTTGGTACCTTTAGTATTGTTACAAGCCCTGCAGGCCAAGGGTCAATCGCTAGAAGCTCTGCTCCAGTATGGTTTGCGTTACCTTGAAGAATCACAGGCAGACTTCATCATTCAGCAGGGAGGATGG GGCACAGTGTTCAGCCTGGATGAAGCGGAGGATCCTGGCGTGATCATAGCCGAGGACAGTAACGACATCTACATCCTGTCAGGTGAACAGGCCTCAGATCAGCTCAGCCCTCCTGCTTCACTGCTGACTCTCGGAGACAGTATTGAACCAGCTTCCTGGCAGACGGAGAGTCTTCCAGTGTCTCTGACTGGACACGAATCTTGGGCGCAGGTCAGCATGATGGACCCAGAAGACGTCAAGAGTCTGGACAGCGCCGAGGGAGTGGCGTTGGCTGAGGAGCAGAGCGAGAACAACTCCTCGAACTCTGACATAGTGCATGTGGAGCGTGAAGATGCTGAGCTGCTGGAAGAAGCTGGAGAGACTGTGGAAGAAGGAGAGCTACAGAGTAGCGTACTCAGTGTTCTGGGAAGTGAAAGCGAGCTCGCTGCTGTCCGAGAACAAGAGCCTGCTGCATCTGAGCTGCTTGCAGAACCGGCGGTGATGGAgattcctcctcctccttctccctctcctcctcctcctccttcttcaGCATTGGCAGAACAAGAGCTCCCGCCTGTCCATGCTGCTGTTACGGCCTCAATTCCCGTGCCTGAGCCTGAATTTCAGTCTCAGCCTGTTCCTGCTCCTATGGAGCCGCCTCTATCATCCCCACCCGAACCCGAAGCAACCCTGGAGCAAGAGATTCTTTCAGAGGTTGAGCTGAAGACCTCCCAATCTCCAGACCTTCCAATCCCAAGCCCTGCGGAGGTGCAGACCACGTCAGTGCCACAAGCTGAGTCCGCCGAGCTCCCTGTGCTGCTATATGGAGGTGCTGCCCTGGTGGCCGTCGCTGCAGTGTTGGCCTTTGGAGCTCTGGCCTACAGGAAGAAGTAG